A segment of the Candidatus Nitrososphaera gargensis Ga9.2 genome:
CCGCTTGCCATCCCAAACTTTGAGAACGGGATAAACATGAGCGCAAACCCGGCAACCTTGATCGAGAGCGCCGCAATGTAGAATGAGCCGGGATAGATAAAATTGTACCATGATAAGAGTTCTGCTGCTGCCAGCAGACCGAGACCTGAACCTATCATTAGGGTGTTGGTCCTCCTGCTCTGCATATACGATGCCATTGTTTCGATTGACACATATACTAATAGTATAAAAGAAATTGACCTAACAAGATGTTCTATTGAATTGCCTGGTATCACAAAACCCGTGACTGCGAGAGGCACAAGGAGGAAGTGTCGGGGAGGGGCAAAATCAAAGCTCTTGAGGCTATGGGAGAAGGCGATGAAAAAGTAGCCAAGCGCCTGCGCCGCCAGCCCGGCAGTCGTTACGGCCCGGGAATACTCGCCAGCAAGGAGCCCAGCGGCAAGTATTGCAAACCCTATGGCTATCGATACAAACGCAAAGGTGAGGCGCAGCAGGTTCGGACTTGCGACCGCGGCATAGCCCGAGTAGGCGAACCTGCCGATAAATGCCGAGATTCCAAGCCCAAGCAGGTTCATTGGCAGCTCGAAGAATAGAATCTCCACCAACAGGGTTCTGGAGAGTCGCCCAATTTTTAACTCTATTTGCGCTATTAGTTTTTCAATTCGGCGGCTTTAATCAAACAATTCTTTAGAAGCCATCAATCGATGAGGACTGCGCACAAGGCAGAGGACGGAGGTGAAATACCTTATGCCAAGTAGTCTGCTGTGGGCGGGTTGGATGGTTGCCTGACCAGCATAAAACCATTTGGCAATAAGTCAAGCTCGAGCTGTGAAGGCGGTGAAGCGCGGTGATGCGTTCCGTCGTGCAAAAGGCTTGACAGGTGAAGCGATGAAGGGGAACGTCTGACTGAGGCCAATCCTCTCAGTCGATGCCAAGAAGTCAAGGAAAACTTGACAGGACCTGAGCCTATTTCCAGATCCATCCTCTAAAATTCTAGACATATCATATGCGCTTGTCCCATAACCTTATTATACTTTTGACGGCCAAATTCGCGTGTGAAGGTCCGCTGTCCCGACTGCAAGGGTGTTGCAGAGATGGCAGACGACTTTACCTTTGTCAAGTGCGGAAACTGCTCCTTTGATATGACCTATGGTGAGTACGTCAAGTACATCGCATACAAGGACTCGCGGTACCGCGACATCCTTTCAGACTACAAATAGAATTACTTGGTTGCATCAGGTTTGGGATTGTAGATGCAGTCGGATATTCCCGACCTCTTCCTTAGGGCGAACTCCTTTCAAATGATGGAAAATTACATTTTGCTTCCTAGCTAACGATAAAAGATACAGTATGTTCATAAGCCAAGAGGTTGCAATATAACCCATGGACAGCACCCTGAGGCCGGTGTTAAAACGACAGCTGCTTGTGATTGGCGCAAGTCTGGGAGCGGGACTAGTGTTCGCATACTTTTTCGGCTTTTTGATAGGCCTAGCTGTCAACATAGCCGTGATGATAGGCATAATATTCTACATCAGGAGAAAGCAGCTTGGAGCGCTCAGGTCGCTTGGCTTTGGCAACGAAACAGCCGGTGGAGGATATGGCGGAGGCGGTGGTTTCGGCGGCAAGCTGAAATACGTCTGCCTGTCATGCGGCGCCGAAGTCAAGGGCGCAAGGTGCGGCAGATGCGGCTCGAACATGAAAAAGCCGTTATTTTAGCCGCTCGCTGTTTGAAAACCAGATTCCCTTGGTCTTTTTCCTTTCATTGATTATCAAAAGCGCGCCTATTGCAGAAGCAAGCGCTATCAGTACGGCAGGCAGCCTAAAGTCAAGTTGCCCCAAGGGCTCGCCTGTCGAAGTGTTGAAGGAAAACTGCACGGCATAAGCGTTGGTCGTTACTATAAAGAGCAGGACGATTGGAGCTGTAGCAAGTAGTAGTAAAGCTCTCACATGCTCACTAGACAATCAATAACATATAATGCTTATCATAAAATTTTATTTTTATGATATATTGCAAATTTCCATATTTTTCATACAATCTGCGATGATGCCAAATAATTGGCGGTTTTTTCATCGCCTCGACAACTTATAATATCCTGCGCGCATCAACATTGTGTAGATGAGCAAGACCTGCGCAAAATGCGGCAAGATCATTGAAGAGATCGTTGACGACCCGGTGGCCGACAAGTACCCTGCATGCGCTGCATGCTGGAAAGAGTGGACCACTTATGCAGTCATGGTAATGAACGAAATGAGGCTTGACATGTCCCTTCCAGAGCACAGAAAAGTCCTGCGCAAATACGAGCGCGCGTTCTTTGGGCTTGAAAAGGGCATTGGCGAGATCGAGAAAAAACCAGACAACCCAGAAAGTCATCACGGCCACCACCACTGATGATCATCATTATTTGAGCCCAATAGCTTTTAGCGAGTCCTCAGGCACCAGCTTTAGTATTTCGTTCCTGTTCGGGAACGAAAACAAAACTTCTTGCAGCGAATCTGTAAGGCGCTCGCGCTGCTTTTGGTCAAGCGACAGGAACGTAGCAGTCAACAACTTGAAGTCGAGCTTTTCAATCTGGCGCGCATTTGCCAAGATCTGCCGGCAGTAGGTCTGGAACATTATCACCCTCTTTTCCGCATCAAATTCAGACAATACTTCAAGCCACGTCCGGAAGAGCACCGACAGTTTGTTCGGGTCTATCATCGGAGCCCCGGAAAGAGCCATGGTTATTGTTTCGCGCCTGTCCTCATCGCTCATCGCATAGAATTCCTTGAGCCTGTTCTGGAGCATGGGCTTGCGCAAAAAGTCTGGCAGGTTCGCAAGTATCTGTATGATGTTGCTGGCGACGTTGTTGTTGGTGCTGCTCACGCACACCACTGCGACAGGAGGGAAATTTAATTGATAAGGATGATGATGGCGGCTCTATCGAAGATATAACTGCCTCTGCTGGATCAGGGTGTGAAGCTAGATGCAAGCAAGTTGACTTTTAGGCGAAAGCTGAAGAGTTAACAGAACCAGGATGGATTAAATAACCTCAAAATGTGAGAGAACCCGTATATGCCGTGTCTTGTGACAGTCGGCGGATTTTATGGCGATGAGGGAAAGGGCAAGATTATCGCGTATCTGGCAAGAAAGGACAACCCTTCGATTGCAGTCAGGGGAGGGGTTGGCCCGAACGCCGGCCACACGTTCACTTTTGAAGGCAAGGAATACAAAGTGCGCATGCTGCCAAGCGCCGCGCTCAACCCGACGACAAGGCTCCTGATCGGCGCAGGCGTGCTCGTCAACCCACAGGTGCTGCTAAAAGAGATTGCGATGTTCCAGTCAGACGACAGGACTTTTGTTGACGCCCAGTGCGGCATCATCGAGCAGGCGCATATTGACCGGGACAAAGGAGAGGATCACCTCAAGAGCAAGGTAGGCACTACTGGCACGGGGACCGGCCCGGCAAACGCGGACAGGGCGCTCCGTACGCTCAAGTTGGCCAAAGACATCCCGGAATTATCGCTTTACATTGAAGACGTCAGCAATTCCGTCAACTGTGCCCTTGAAAACAACGAAAACGTGCTGGTTGAAGGCACGCAGGGCACGTACCTGTCGCTGTTCCACGGCGGATACCCTTACGTCACTTCAAAGGACGTGACTGCGTCTGGCATCTGCTCCGATATTGGCATAGGGCCGAAAAGGGTTGACGACGTGCTTGTTGTGTTCAAGGCCTACGTCACCCGCGTAGGCGGCGGACCACTCCAGAATGAGTTGAGCGAAGACGAAGCTAAAAAGCGCGGCTGGCTAGAGTTTGGCAGCGTCACCGGCAGACAGAGGAGGGCGTCCCCCTTTGACATGGATCTTGCCAAAAAGGCGATCAGAATCAACAGTGCGACACAGCTAGCTGTGACCAAGATGGACGTGCTGTACCCGCAGTGCGCCAGCGTGCGCGATTATGCCAAGCTGCCTGCGGAGGCGAAAAAGTTCATCGAGAACATTGAAGGGGAAACGGGCCTGAAGGTGACCCTCATTGGCACGGGCCCCGAACTCTACGACGTGATCGACCGCCGGCTATAGCTTGCGACAAGAGCCTTTACAACGTCCCTGCACGATCGCAGGTCGCGCAGCAGCTTTTTTCTATCTGATGATGACAGGTCTATCCTCCCAAGCATCGACCTTGCTTCTGCGATGTCGATCGCCTTTTTTGCAGACTTTGGTGGCGATGGGACCTCTCCTTCCAGATTGTAGCGCAGCTTCAAGTCCATGACGGCATACTCGAGAGCAACGTAGGCCCGCCACATGGATGCCCTGTCAGGAGGGTCGATGGCAACAATTGCCTTGGCCCTTTCCACGAGCTCACTCAGCCTATCCAAATTGCAATGACT
Coding sequences within it:
- a CDS encoding Fe(2+)-trafficking protein, coding for MSKTCAKCGKIIEEIVDDPVADKYPACAACWKEWTTYAVMVMNEMRLDMSLPEHRKVLRKYERAFFGLEKGIGEIEKKPDNPESHHGHHH
- a CDS encoding adenylosuccinate synthetase produces the protein MPCLVTVGGFYGDEGKGKIIAYLARKDNPSIAVRGGVGPNAGHTFTFEGKEYKVRMLPSAALNPTTRLLIGAGVLVNPQVLLKEIAMFQSDDRTFVDAQCGIIEQAHIDRDKGEDHLKSKVGTTGTGTGPANADRALRTLKLAKDIPELSLYIEDVSNSVNCALENNENVLVEGTQGTYLSLFHGGYPYVTSKDVTASGICSDIGIGPKRVDDVLVVFKAYVTRVGGGPLQNELSEDEAKKRGWLEFGSVTGRQRRASPFDMDLAKKAIRINSATQLAVTKMDVLYPQCASVRDYAKLPAEAKKFIENIEGETGLKVTLIGTGPELYDVIDRRL